Proteins encoded in a region of the Drosophila busckii strain San Diego stock center, stock number 13000-0081.31 chromosome 2L, ASM1175060v1, whole genome shotgun sequence genome:
- the LOC108608398 gene encoding protein aubergine produces MNNLPANTGHSRGRGRGNMRSEDAVRGLGPQLGQAERVAHVPQRPSSGSSQTETVRSTTDPTCADGAEGDPRGSVRGRRLMTEVVHSRPSGLATKNGKVGTKVTVQTNYFKVLKRPNWTIYQYRVDFEPDVDNTRLRRGLLSEHQNKLGGYLFDGTVLFCTVQFKENPNSPYVLEMLTQSRQGEKFTIKIKSVGTVEAADSQQLQVLNLILRRSMEGLKLQEVSRNFFDPQAKVILDKYRLELWPGYTTSIRQHEHDILLCAEITHKVMRTDSLLNVLSICLQNCDDYRMGFKREVIGLIVLTDYNNKTYRVDEVDFDSSPLSKFSTKDGDISYVEYYKKRYNITIRDYKQPLLISRPTEKNVRGGATQLIMLLPELARSTGLTDEMRSNFQLMRAMSEHTRLAPDRRIDRLRVFNQRLQNSKDSVECMKSWHIDLDKALVEIPARVLPRESILFANNSRFQCDARADWTHQFRDRAMFKHVDIKRWYVITPKRNLQETKEFVKLLRRVGAGMKMAVNEPRYDELPDDRNGTYSQSILNATAADPQLLMVVIRMPNEEKYSCIKKLTCVDRPVPSQVVTLKVIAPRADRASGLMSVATKVLIQMNAKLMGAPWMIELPLRGLMTVGFDVCHSPRNKNNSYGALVATMDMKQSARYFSSVTEHSKGQELSNQMALNMTCALKAYRAEHGALPERILFYRDGVGDGQLHQVVNTEVKVLKDQLDKIYKSAGKAEGCRLCFIVVSKRINTRYFVNKQNPEPGTVVDDIITLPERYDFFLVSQSVRQGTVSPTNYNVIWDNMGLDADKIQLLSYKMTHMYYNWSGTCRVPAVCQYAHKLAFLVAESLQRAPSAGLENQLYFL; encoded by the exons ATGAACAATTTACCAGCTAATACTGGGCACTCGCGTGGACGTGGGCGCGGAAATATGCGAAGCGAAGACGCTGTGCGAGGACTTGGTCCACAACtg GGCCAAGCTGAGCGTGTCGCGCATGTGCCGCAACGTCCATCATCCGGCTCGAGCCAGACCGAAACTGTGAGATCCACAACGGATCCAACCTGTGCCGATGGCGCTGAGG GTGATCCTCGTGGATCTGTGCGTGGGCGCCGACTCATGACCGAAGTGGTGCACTCACGGCCCTCTGGTCTGGCCACAAAGAATGGAAAGGTTGGCACCAAAGTAACCGTGCAAACCAATTACTTTAAAGTATTGAAGCGTCCTAATTGGACTATCTATCAATACCGCGTGGATTTTGAACCCGATGTGGACAATACACGCTTGCGTCGTGGCCTCTTGAGTGAACACCAAAACAAGCTTGGCGGATATCTATTCGATGGCACTGTATTGTTTTGTACAGTCCAATTCAAAGAAAACCCAAATAGTCCATATGTACTGGAAATGCTAACGCAGAGTCGGCAGGGAGAGAAGTTTACCATTAAAATAAAGAGCGTGGGCACTGTTGAGGCTGCTGATAGCCAGCAGCTTCAGGTGCTCAACCTGATACTGCGGCGTTCTATGGAAGGATTGAAACTCCAGGAGGTTTCACGTAATTTCTTTGATCCACAAGCTAAG gTGATTTTGGATAAATATCGCTTAGAGTTATGGCCGGGTTATACCACATCTATTCGTCAACATGAACATGACATTTTACTTTGCGCTGAGATAACTCACAAGGTTATGCGAACTGATAGTTTGTTGAATGTGCTATCTATTTGTCTACAAAATTGCGATGATTATCGAATGGGTTTCAAACGTGAAGTTATAG GTCTTATTGTTTTGACTgattataacaataaaacgTATCGTGTGGATGAAGTCGATTTCGATTCGAGCCCCTTGTCCAAGTTCAGCACCAAAGACGGCGACATCTCTTATGTGGAATACTACAAAAAG CGGTACAACATTACCATACGAGATTACAAGCAACCGCTTCTGATTTCGAGACCTACCGAGAAGAATGTGCGCGGTGGTGCTACCCAACTAATTATGTTGCTACCTGAGCTAGCACGCTCCACTGGCCTAACTGACGAGATGCGCTCAAACTTTCA ATTGATGAGGGCTATGAGCGAGCATACTCGTTTGGCACCAGATCGGCGAATTGATCGTTTGCGCGTCTTCAATCAACGCTTGCAGAATTCCAAGGACAGCGTTGAATGTATGAAGTCGTGGCATATTGATTTGGATAAAGCTTTGGTTGAAATACCAGCACGTGTCCTGCCACGCGAatcaattttgtttgccaataaCTCGCGTTTTCAATGCGATGCACGTGCGGATTGGACACATCAATTTCGAGATCGCGCCATGTTCAAGCATGTGGACATTAAGCGTTGGTACGTTATCACACCAAAGCGCAATCTTCAAGAAACGAAAGAGTTTGTAAAGCTTCTAAGGCGCGTGGGAGCTGGCATGAAAATGGCTGTGAACGAGCCTCGATA tgaTGAGTTGCCAGATGATAGAAATGGTACATATTCTCAATCCATTTTAAACGCCACCGCTGCAGATCCCCAGCTACTCATGGTCGTCATCCGTATGCCTAACGAAGAAAA GTacagctgcataaaaaaaCTCACCTGCGTGGATCGCCCAGTGCCTTCCCAGGTCGTTACACTAAAAGTAATTGCGCCACGTGCAGATCGTGCTAGTGGTCTGATGTCCGTTGCCACCAAGgttttaattcaaatgaatgCAAAACTAATGGGAGCACCATGGATGATAGAATTGCCTCTGCGAGGCTTGATGACAGTCGGATTTGATGTTTGCCACTCACCAAGGAACAAAAATAATTCCTATGGTGCTCTCGTGGCTACAATGGACATGAAGCAATCCGCCAGATACTTTTCGTCGGTAACGGAGCACTCCAAAGGACAGGAGCTCTCGAATCAAATGGCATTAAACATGACGTGTGCCCTTAAAGCTTATCGTGCGGAGCATGGTGCTCTGCCAGAGCGCATACTTTTCTATCGTGATGGCGTTGGTGATGGTCAGCTACACCAGGTTGTGAATACTGAAGTGAAGGTCTTAAAAGACCAATTggacaaaatttataaatcgGCTGGCAAGGCAGAAGGTTGTCGCTTATGCTTCATAGTCGTGTCAAAGCGGATTAATACACGTTATTTCGTAAACAAGCAAAACCCGGAGCCAGGAACTGTAGTTGATGACATCATAACGTTACCGGAGCGTTATGATTTCTTCTTAGTTTCCCAATCCGTACGACAGGGCACCGTATCGCCCACGAACTATAATGTCATATGGGACAATATGGGTCTAGATGCggataaaattcaattgctgtCTTATAAAATGACACACATGTACTATAATTGGTCGGGCACCTGCCGTGTCCCAGCTGTATGCCAGTATGCCCATAAGTTGGCTTTTTTGGTTGCCGAGAGTCTTCAACGTGCTCCATCCGCTGGTTTGGAAAACCAACTTTACTTTTTGTAA
- the LOC108608019 gene encoding nuclear pore complex protein Nup154 yields MFFQTQSEREACVTALLLATSDQFRCSEVALWATQAFMLYGGEPCYQNQHYMNVSNRNLHNTTIGNNPGRERLPPMFMSTPMPNTSNLTGMSPQYNQPLSPIAQQPAQQAMVLNNENSAIIYSAKHDGLYIYVSRMLRSIWQLHCVNNNLCSNLSIGDCALLLSELRALCGFLEQHSVHDISAGSRRLPFDSHLNRSTAVLMPSTQLPLNEHRNLSEQAQIEEKRSLTALNQFIKHASEVMSLWSILNDHQFQVICQHLTPEQQKMLRCCTFRDLLITRSEVCAFLIISLINLYLKDKADVTAVSDNLRQFCPNLYRHEDEVTYKATEMLMNAKTCTNAAVREEKLCATLQMCLEAAPTLPLRSICQQFISVDFYEGVVKLAAACAAKTDPEEIGIHYYNNNEPAEDRDGFSCFVARMNFYKEVQLMLDHVYHTVCSNKNDQDQTRSLHLNCEGTLDKHDVENRSKSAIRKITHLALSLKDPLIHVTMYEWLLSHDMSSELLELVEPSLGEFLRRNVNRNPENVKLIDLLWKYYEKNGHHLQAAQILDNLAMTRSENISLDVRQEYLVRAVMCMRNETVGSSITNGIFLKEIEDKLEIACVQKSVLAAMNSLASNNQEARQAVKELNFALYDITQLYQHFAEPFQLWECQLSILNCSNHNDPLLIESVWGNIINAAVETQGSTQERTIRLFTKIELLVREFGESGPCFPFAFLIRELEIRACQLRLPEGTVPEKLFAMKLDIELLLEYYSRMISMNERIWANEGNEWQLIQSAIRVVTLLADNAQAIWYRSKRRVLGKAQDIVAACLNICYQKPDTHRLQSSLKELQCRLQRLLG; encoded by the exons ATGTTCTTTCAAACACAAAGCGAACGTGAAGCATGCGTTACGGCCTTACTGCTGGCCACCTCAGATCAATTTCGGTGCAGCGAAGTTGCCCTCTGGGCTACGCAGGCTTTCATGCTATACGGTGGCGAGCCTTGCTATCAAAATCAACATTATATGAATGTAAGCAATCGTAATTTACATAATACTACTATAGGTAACAACCCAGGCAGAGAACGATTGCCGCCTATGTTTATGTCCACACCTATGCCCAATACAAGCAATTTAACAGGCATGTCACCGCAATATAATCAACCTTTAAGTCCAA TtgcacagcagccagcacaacAGGCAATGGTGCTCAATAATGAAAACTCTGCCATTATATATTCAGCCAAACATGAtggattatatatatatgtatctcgCATGTTGCGTTCTATATGGCAACTTCACTGCgtgaataataatttatgctcgAACTTATCAATTGGCGATTGTGCTCTGCTCTTGTCCGAGCTGCGTGCTTTATGCGGCTTTTTGGAACAGCATTCAGTGCATGATATATCTG CAGGCAGCAGACGCTTACCTTTTGATAGTCACTTGAACAGAAGCACTGCTGTCTTAATGCCCAGCACACAATTGCCGCTGAATGAACATCGCAATCTATCCGAGCAGGCGCAAATTGAGGAAAAACGCTCACTCACTGCACTAAATCAGTTTATAA AGCATGCCTCTGAAGTCATGTCACTCTGGAGTATACTCAACGATCATCAGTTTCAAGTTATATGTCAGCATTTGACGCCTGAGCAACAGAAAATGCTGCGTTGCTGCACTTTCAGAGATCTCTTGATCACACGCTCTGAGGTCTGCGCGTTTCTCATCATCTCGCTCATCAATCTCTACCTCAAAGATAAGGCAGATGTAACCGCAGTATCGGACAATTTGCGTCAATTCTGCCCGAATCTTTACAGACATGAAGATGAAGTTACCTACAAGGCTACAGAAATGCTTATGAATGCTAAGACCTGCACAAATGCTGCAGTGCGAGAGGAAAAACTTTGCGCTACGTTGCAAATGTGTTTGGAGGCAGCGCCCACATTGCCGCTGCGTAGCATTTGCCAGCAATTTATATCTGTTGATTTTTACGAGGGTGTAGTTAAGCTAGCAGCTGCCTGTGCAGCCAAAACAGATCCAGAGGAGATTGGCATACACtattacaataacaatgagCCAGCTGAAGATCGTGATGGCTTTTCATGCTTTGTTGCGCG CATGAACTTCTACAAGGAAGTGCAACTTATGCTGGATCATGTCTATCATACTgtctgcagcaacaaaaacgacCAGGATCAAACACGTTCCCTTCATCTCAATTGTGAGGGCACTCTGGATAAGCATGATGTAGAAAATCGTTCTAAGTCAGCCATTAGAAAAATAACACATCTAGCACTAAGCCTTAAGGATCCGCTCATTCATGTTACTATGTATGAATGGCTACTATCGCATGATATGAGCAGCGAACTGCTCGAGCTGGTGGAACCTTCTTTGGGTGAATTCTTGCGACGGAATGTTAACCGCAATCCAGAGAATGTTAAACTAATCGATTTGCTATGGAAGTATTATGAGAAGAATGGTCACCATTTgcaagcagcacaaatttTAGATAATCTAGCCATGACTAGAAGTGAGAATATATCTCTGGATGTGCGCCAAGAGTATTTGGTGCGAGCGGTCATGTGCATGCGCAATGAAACTGTGGGATCGTCCATAACCAATGGTATATTCTTAAAAGAAATTGAAGATAAg CTTGAAATTGCGTGTGTACAAAAATCTGTGCTGGCCGCCATGAATTCGCTTGCAAGCAATAATCAGGAGGCGCGACAAGCTGTCAAGGAGCTAAACTTCGCTTTATACGATATTACACAACTGTACCAACACTTTGCCGAGCCCTTTCAACTCTGGGAGTGCCAATTGTCCATACTTAATTGCTCGAATCACAATGACCCACTCCTAATTGAATCAGTGTGGGGCAACATTATAAATGCCGCCGTGGAGACACAAGGCAGCACACAAGAGCGGACCATACGACTTTTTACTAAAATAGAGCTTCTGGTGCGTGAATTTGGCGAATCAGGTCCTTGCTTCCCATTTGCATTCCTTATTAGGGAGCTGGAGATTAGGGCTTGTCAGCTGCGTTTACCAGAGGGCACAGTGCCGGAGAAACTGTTTGCCATGAAGCTAGACATTGAGCTGCTCTTAGAATACTATTCAAG AATGATTTCCATGAACGAACGCATCTGGGCGAATGAAGGCAACGAATGGCAGTTAATACAGTCGGCCATACGTGTTGTTACCTTGCTGGCCGACAATGCACAAGCAATCTGGTATCGCTCCAA gcGCCGCGTTTTGGGCAAAGCACAGGATATCGTGGCAGcgtgtttaaatatttgttaccAAAAGCCAGACACACATCGTTTGCAGAGCTCACTAAAGGAGTTGCAATGTCGCTTGCAGCGACTTTTAGGTTGA
- the LOC108608020 gene encoding probable protein arginine N-methyltransferase 6.1, translated as MNNYFTEYENLEVHELMLKDRPRQEAYYNAIMKNKALFKDKVVLDVGAGTGILSAFCAKAGARLVYAVEASNLATKVALDLIEENGLTNIVKVIHSQIEEFVLPATAEKVDIIISEWMGFYLLHEGMLDSVLYARDHFLKPDGLMFPSECTIYVAPCAVPTLFDYWKNIDGISMERFASALRSQKSTRPEITHLKPDDLLHEGIVFHWMSLMDVQASDLDEICFKDVMATQVAGKHQGFCIWFEVRFPGEESVILSTSPLASETHWKQCVVVLPEDSCEVLEEKSPVAFQISMKRNSNDARKYNLEVELLDPNVEEHPMPCGCHMTKCILTEAHLKMMDTS; from the exons ATGAATAACTATTTTACGGAATATGAAAACTTGGAG GTGCATGAGCTAATGCTCAAAGATCGGCCCAGACAGGAAGCCTATTACAATGCTATAATGAAAAACAAGGCACTCTTCAAAGACAAAGTTGTATTGGATGTTGGCGCCGGCACGGGAATTCTTTCTGCCTTCTGTGCTAAAGCTGGCGCACGCTTGGTTTATGCAGTAGAAGCCTCCAACTTGGCCACCAAAGTAGCGCTGGACTTAATTGAGGAGAACGGTCTGACCAACATCGTTAAGGTGATACACTCCCAAATCGAAGAGTTTGTGCTGCCGGCAACTGCTGAGAAAGTTGACATTATTATTTCGGAGTGGATGGGATTCTATTTATTGCACGAGGGCATGCTGGATTCGGTGCTATATGCACGCGATCATTTTCTGAAACCTGATGGCCTAATGTTTCCTAGCGAATGCACAATTTATGTAGCGCCATGTGCAGTACCAACGCTCTTCGATTACTGGAAGAATATTGATGGCATTAGTATGGAACGTTTTGCTAGCGCACTGCGCTCTCAGAAATCTACAAGACCGGAGATAACGCATTTGAAGCCCGATGATTTACTGCACGAAGGTATAGTATTCCATTGGATGAGCTTGATGGATGTGCAAGCCTCTGATTTAGATGAGATATGCTTTAAGGACGTTATGGCCACACAAGTAGCAGGCAAGCATCAAGGTTTTTGCATTTGGTTTGAGGTGCGTTTTCCAGGTGAGGAGTCTGTCATCCTTAGCACATCGCCGCTGGCTTCGGAAACACATTGGAAACAATGTGTGGTCGTTCTACCCGAAGACAGTTGCGAAGTGCTGGAGGAGAAGTCACCAGTGGCATTTCAGATTTCAATGAAACGAAATTCAAATGATGCAAGAAAATATAATCTAGAAGTGGAGCTGCTTGATCCAAATGTTGAAGAGCATCCCATGCCCTGCGGTTGCCACATGACAAAGTGCATACTGACAGAGGCGCATCTTAAAATGATGGACACATCGTag
- the LOC108594325 gene encoding conserved oligomeric Golgi complex subunit 4: MADLKVSDMVNSLDLSTTEKVDEGLLRIAEKEAEIDARLESVLSKQCHIEARLSSIGRAMATLVIVENDSNKLNQQIVNTAQLAESVSAKVRRLDLARCRASECQQRVHDLIDLQLCSQGVVKAISDEDYEKGAGHIARFLAMDQQLLKRTADDVQGSITSVSDAVKTLEDATEKMKDLISKRFDEAVQSDDLASVERFFKIFPLVGCHRIGIEKFCGYICQKLSAKSQKELRNTQDIAKAERRMHLAYADRLTAVLENFARVVEVNQPIIEAFYGQESNSLLDMVTILQRECDLEVKNLLLEFNKHRQIQYRIKQVNESAQRSSGAGSNNSSSMQSLGHYRKPSGGSIDKLNPKDIDAIIAEITVMHSRIELYFRFMRRRLQVNAETCLQEADAQKKILNEYEKIVNRCDLSRQMQEILSTYLLFERYFMEESVLKAIGLDTYEAGQQCSSIVDDVFFILRKSIRRALTTQSINGTCAVINNVAACLDGDFVAALKAPLKSGYPSGYIDLAQAYNAIQTSLQQGKLHSSDADRVRANFIVQLNNADMSTEYIETLWQAMEQEIAGTFPSMSAVERQLLDSCLTELKNVRDALKATVDFGIQQLRSSAIRPRLNPWVDEFLNYSHHLTEEELATYEAGETFVQYFIVQLDGLLNSFKNALSPRNYDALVSILATEVTNRLERAIKKSTFNRLGGLVLDQEVRALGTYLTGATSWSVRDKMTRLSQIATLLNLDKVAELNEYWNPENNSDMPSWRLTSNEARTILTLRSDFRMEDIKRLQL, translated from the exons ATGGCTGATCTGAAAGTGAGCGACATGGTCAACAGCTTGGACCTGAGCACAACTGAAAAAGTGGATGAAGGTCTGCTGCGCATAGCAGAAAAAGAG gcTGAAATTGATGCGCGACTTGAGTCAGTGCTGTCCAAGCAATGTCACATTGAAGCAAGGCTTAGCAGCATTGGGCGTGCTATGGCCACATTGGTAATTGTTGAAAACGACTCCAATAAGCTAAACCAGCAGATAGTTAATACAGCACAGCTGGCGGAATCTGTAAGTGCAAAGGTGCGCCGGCTAGATCTGGCACGTTGCCGGGCCTCCGAGTGTCAGCAGCGTGTGCATGATCTAATTGATCTACAGCTGTGTAGTCAGGGCGTTGTTAAGGCCATAAGTGATGAGGATTATGAGAAGGGCGCTGGACATATTGCACGGTTTCTGGCTATGGATCAGCAGCTGTTAAAGCGGACTGCGGATGATGTACAGGGATCTATAACATCAGTCAGCGATGCAGTAAAGACACTAGAAGATGCCACAGAGAAGATGAAGGATTTAATATCAAAGCGTTTTGACGAAGCTGTGCAGAGCGATGACTTGGCTTCTGTTGAACgctttttcaaaatatttccaTTGGTTGGCTGCCATCGCATTGGAATTGAGAAATTTTGTGGCTACATTTGTCAAAAGCTCTCAGCCAAGTCGCAAAAGGAGCTGCGCAATACACAGGACATTGCCAAAGCAGAGCGTCGCATGCATTTGGCCTATGCAGATCGCTTGACAGCAGTTTTGGAAAACTTTGCACGCGTCGTCGAGGTTAATCAGCCTATAATTGAAGCTTTTTATGGACAAGA ATCGAATTCTTTGCTAGATATGGTCACTATACTGCAGAGAGAGTGTGATCTTGAAGTAAAGAATTTGTTGCTAGAATTCAACAAACATCGACAAATACAGTATCGCATCAAGCAAGTGAATGAGAGTGCCCAGCGTTCAAGTGGTGCGGGctccaacaacagcagcagcatgcagTCCTTGGGTCATTATCGCAAACCATCTGGTGGCTCCATAGACAAACTGAATCCCAAGGATATTGATGCTATTATAGCTGAAATAACAGTTATGCATTCCAGAATAGAGCTATATTTTCGATTTATGCGCCGTCGCTTGCAG GTGAACGCTGAAACATGCTTACAGGAAGCTGatgcacaaaagaaaatattaaatgaatatgAGAAGATTGTTAACCGCTGTGATTTAAGTCGGCAAATGCAAGAAATACTCAGCACCTACTTGCTTTTCGAACG CTACTTTATGGAGGAGAGCGTGCTTAAAGCCATTGGCCTGGACACCTATGAGGCAGGACAGCAGTGCTCTTCCATTGTAGATGATGTGTTCTTTATCTTGCGAAAATCTATACGTCGTGCTTTGACCACGCAGTCTATAAATGGCACTTGTGCTGTGATtaataatgttgctgcttgtctGGATGGTGATTTCGTCGCTGCTCTTAAAGCACCGTTAAAGAGTGGCTACCCCTCGGGCTATATAGATCTGGCGCAGGCCTATAATGCAATACAAACCAGCTTGCAACAAGGCAAACTTCATTCAAGTGATGCGGATCGCGTGCGCGCAAACTTTATAGTGCAACTGAATAATGCAGACATGTCCACAGAGTACATAGAGACACTATGGCAAGCTATGGAGCAAGAGATAGCAGGCACTTTTCCGAGTATGAGCGCCGTGGAGCGACAATTGTTGGACAGCTGCTTGACAGAGCTGAAGAATGTGCGCGATGCGCTCAAGGCAACCGTTGATTTTGGCATACAACAGCTGAGATCGAGTGCAATACGACCACGACTCAATCCTTGGGTAGatgagtttttaaattatagccATCATTTGACAGAAGAGGAGCTGGCTACATATGAAGCTGGAGAAACATTTGTGCAGTATTTTATAGTTCAACTAGACGGGCTCTTAAATTCCTTTAAGAATGCGCTTAGTCCGCGCAACTATGATGCCTTGGTTAGCATATTGGCCACGGAGGTGACAAATCGTCTGGAACGTGCTATTAAAAAGAGCACGTTTAATAGg CTTGGTGGACTTGTTTTGGACCAAGAAGTTCGCGCCTTGGGCACATATCTTACAGGTGCTACCTCCTGGTCTGTACGTGATAAAATGACGCGGCTATCGCAGATTGCCACGCTATTAAATTTGGACAAAGTCGCTGAGTTAAATGAGTATTGGAATCCAGAAAATAATAGCGATATGCCCTCTTGGCGTCTGACCTCCAATGAAGCACGCACCATTTTGACCTTAAG GAGTGATTTCCGCATGGAGGATATAAAACGCTTGCAGCTTTAG
- the LOC108594326 gene encoding gamma-tubulin complex component 4 homolog: MIHDILISCLSLSRKGLVITEFLTTNAVDEFIHPCERQVFMDIMSILNKLSEIVRFANYFGIATPAYVNDFDEASEYSTGCYIKQFAIGVESALEQCYQEIQRLESLYKNTAEKSLIYIYNTLELQLPAIRFLRKLIQDAKIQKLHGCAVLQNLHRQSEYGEIDMDIIISKVTKPVKTLFFAHLAQWMLFGLIDDPHDEFFINHKPLEANSSDKISPNNSRMLSVSSVEEVWQYEINMSQVPGFVSCVLAEKILFVGQTVIVFKLENNLKKHNAWTTKLEKSYCDDISELWDGKESTFYKLIEALSQEDKLNIFRLEDVVNEIKRHVSQRLSEIAAKEDDLERQLGLIKDFYLLGRGEFYLEFLRQLYEDTKDVVSMSERDYTKAFENAANVMGITDDLDNFTLSVQKSSIDFDESCEYATLQNLQLKYVCKWPLNLLFSPIVNEGYNKVFRFLLIVKKLQYNLHLVWARHKWASKLKQPVSLNIMNFRNHLMFFMDNLQYYIQVDVLESQYSIFMNIIKSKADFGEIQKGHSVFLANVLSQCFLLTEANELKPDLSQTTYQSQYPIYGTILEIFNICEKFSNINCLEEPAQNDLKEIEILEEKFNVSIANLIKLLVDIKSSTSFGTLSQLILRLDYNRWFSAKNGKHTSFSNLE; encoded by the exons ATGATTCACGACATTTTGATAtcatgcttaagcttaagccgcAAAGGCTTGGTCATTACCGAGTTTCTG acAACAAATGCTGTCGACGAATTTATACATCCCTGCGAGCGCCAAGTATTTATGGATATTATGAGTATCTTGAATAAGCTCAGTGAGATTGTAAGATTTGCAAATTACTTTGGCATAGCTACGCCTGCTTATGTCAACGACTTCGATGAAGCTTCAG AATACTCTACTGGCTgctatattaaacaatttgcaattggaGTGGAAAGCGCGCTGGAGCAGTGCTATCAGGAAATACAGCGCTTGGAGTCATTATACAAGAATACTGCAGAAAAGTcgctaatatatatttataataccCTTGAGCTGCAGTTGCCTGCTATACGTTTTTTACGTAAGCTTATACAGGACGCTAAAATACAG AAGCTCCATGGCTGTGCCGTGCTACAGAATCTGCATCGACAATCGGAATACGGGGAAATTGACATggatattattatttctaa aGTTACCAAACCAGTTAAAACGCTATTTTTCGCACACTTGGCGCAGTGGATGCTGTTTGGCCTAATTGATGATCCGCATGACGAGTTCTTTATAAACCACAAACCGTTAGAAGCAAATTCAAGTGATAAAATATCCCCCAACAACTCTCGTATG TTATCAGTCAGCAGCGTTGAGGAAGTTTGGCagtatgaaataaatatgagcCAAGTGCCAGGATTTGTTTCATGCGTTTTAGCTGAAAagattttgtttgttggccaaactgttatagttttcaaattggaaaacaatttgaaaaagcATAATGCTTGGACCACCAAACTAGAAAAATCCTATTGCGATGATATCAGCGAACTTTGGGATGGCAAAGAGTCAACATTCTATAAATTGATTGAAGCGCTCAGCCAGGAAGATAAGCTTAATATATTTCGACTGGAAGATGTTGTGAATGAAATCAAAAGACACGTAAGTCAGCGCTTATCGGAAATTGCTGCAAAGGAAGATGACTTGGAGCGTCAATTGGGCTTGATCAAAGACTTCTATCTTCTGGGGCGCGGTGAATTTTATTTGGAGTTTCTGCGCCAGTTATATGAGGACACCAAAGACGTAGTTAGTATGAGCGAAAGGGATTATACCAAGGCTTTTGAG AATGCCGCTAATGTCATGGGCATTACTGATGACTTGGACAACTTTACGCTGAGCGTGCAAAAATCTAGCATTGATTTTGATGAGAGCTGTGAATACGCCACATTGCAAAACCTGCAGTTGAAATACGTTTGCAAGTGGCCATTGAATCTGCTATTTTCCCCTATAGTTAATGAGGGTTACAACAAAGTATTTCGATTTCTGTTAATCGTCAAGAAGCTACagtataatttgcatttagtcTGGGCACGTCATAAATGGgcaagcaaactaaagcaacCAGTTAGCCTTAATATTATGAATTTCCGCAATCATCTAATGTTCTTTATGGACAATTTACAGTATTATATACAAGTTGATGTGCTGGAAA GTCAATATAGCATTTTCATGAACATTATTAAGAGCAAGGCTGACTTTGGCGAAATACAAAAAGGACATTCCGTTTTTCTAGCCAATGTGCTCTCACAGTGTTTTTTGCTTACTGAAGCCAATGAGTTGAAACCAGATTTGTCACAGACAACATATCAATCTCAATATCCCATCTATGGCACCATAttggaaatatttaatatatgtgaAAAGTTTAGTAACATAAATTGTCTTGAAGAGCCAGCGCAGAACGATTTAAAAGAGATTGAAATACTCGAAGAAAA ATTCAATGTATCCATAGCAAACCTCATCAAATTATTAGTTGACATTAAGTCATCAACTAGTTTTGGAACGCTATCGCAGCTTATACTCAGATTGGATTATAATCGTTGGTTTAGTGCCAAGAATGGCAAACACACATCGTTTTCAAATTTGGAATAA